Below is a window of Clostridia bacterium DNA.
GCCGATATCACCTCCAGGTTTTCGTTGGGCTGCATCAAGTAACGCATAACCTCGCCTCCTTTTTGTTTCCTTCGGCTCCTTTTTGCTCCCCTCACCTCTGCCCACGCACCCACATACGCACACCACACCGACAAGCAGATCCGGGCACCCCGTCATCCTGGTTATCGGAGTTCCCCCATACACGTACACCGCACCAACAAACACGCACAGATTGCCCAAGCGACTATCCCCCGCACCAACAACCGTGCCCCCACATCCCTGCTACTAGCATATGGCCGGTCTTAAAAGGTGGTTACAAAGGCCTAGTTAATGATTACGATTCTTGGTATATTATGGTTATGAGTTAATAGTGTTGGGCGTAATACCAATCCCAGGATACCAATCTTCGTTAGTTAGTCCTCGGTTTCCTCGCCGGTACAGGAATAGTGAGTTCGGACTTTGAACTAGGATTAAAGAGGAGGTTGGATAAGAATATGGAGGTCAAGATTGGCAGGGTTACTTTGTTCCTGGAGCAAGGTGACATTACCCGGCAGGCTACCGATGCCATTGTCAACGCCGCTAATTCCAGCCTCATGGGCGGAGGCGGAGTGGACGGGGCCATTCACCGAGCTGGAGGACCACAAATCCTTGAGGAGTGCAAGCAGATCGTAGCCCGCATCGGCCGCCTCGACCCTGGCAAGGCGGTAATCACCACCGGCGGCAACCTTAAGGCCCGCTATGTCATCCACACGGTGGGACCCATCTGGCGGGGCGGTAGCCGCGGTGAGCCTGAGACCCTGGCTAGCGCCTACCGGGAAAGCCTCAAGCTGGCGGCAGAAAAAGGGCTTAAAAGCGTGGCCTTTCCTTCTATCAGTACCGGCGCCTACGGCTACCCGTTGGAGGAGGCGGCGGAGGTGGCTCTGAAGGCGGTTATCGACTTCCTGAACTCGCAAGCTGAGGGTCTATCATTGGAACGGGTGGGTTTTGTGCTCTTCGACCAGCGCACCTACCAGGTTTACGAGGAAACCCTGAGGCGCCTGGCCGCCTAAGAGCATACATGCGGTTTAAGCCACTACCAGGGAATGAAAAGTCAGCTACGTAAGTCCCGACCCAGCCTTAGTCCCAAGAGCAGCTTAAGCCAAGCGACAATGCCGGCTTAGCAACAGGCGAGGGCAGAGGCGGACCCAAAGGCACGACGCCGGGGGCTAGCCACGAACCAGAGGTTACCTATAAGGCTAGCCGGACCCAGGGTCCGCTCTCTGGGCCAGAAATTCTTTGGCCAAGGCCAGCAACTTCTCCTTATTATTAATGGTAGGGTCCTCCAGCACCTGGTCCAAAAGCCAGTTCAGCACTTGGCCGACCAGGGGACCGGGCTTTAGGCCCAGCGCATCCATAACATCATGGCCGTTGACGGCCAGGCTCTTTAGGGTAATAGCCTCTCGGGCCGCCCGGATGCGCTCCACTTCCTCCCGCATCCACCGCACCCGGTAAGAAATCTTTTTAACCCCGGAGCCAACCAGGTCGGCTACTCGTAGCTCCCAGAGCGGCAGTATCCATTCTTCCCCCACCCGGTTCATCAAGCGGCGCACTCCCGACTCGGTCTCGGGAACGTTAAACATGTGAAAGGAGACCAGGTGGGTGACGCCGTGGATAACTTCGTTGGAGAAACGGAGCCGCTTAAGCAGCCGGCCCGCCATAGCCGCCCCCACCCGATCATGGCCGTAGAAATGGACTTCATCGTCGACGATCTCCCGGCAAGCCGGCTTACCCAGGTCGTGGGTCAGGGCGGCCAGTCGCAAAATCAGGTCGGGCCGGGCAGCTTCCACCACCCCCAGGATATGGCTGAAGACATCTAAGTCCCGGTCAGCCTTGCCCTGGCGCACGCCCCGGCAAGCCTCTAGCTCGGGAAGGATAATGGCGCCAAGGCCGGTGGAGATAAGCATCCGCAGGCAATGGGCCGGGGCCAAGCTGAGCAGGATCTTGGTCAATTCATCGCGGATGCGCTCGGCAGAAACGCGGCGGAGCTCCTCCCGGCATTCGGATATAGCCCGGTAAGTGAGGGGGTCGACGAAGACCCGCACCCCTTTGGGCCAGCCCAGGCCTATCCGGCTGACTACCCCCCACCGGCTAATACGGAACACCGGCGATACCGCCCCCGGGGGAAAGGTCGGGGGCGGAAGCTGGGGATCGTTGATGCGCCGGGACCGGTGGGCAGATGCTTCCCGCGCCAGCTGCTTGCGCCGCTCGATCTCCTCCGGATCATAAAGGGAAGCGCCTTTGGAGTCATTATCAATCTGGCACTCATCGGTCTCTTCATCCGATAGAGCGAGATTATTCCCGCCATCGATAGCCTGTTTACTACTAGCTTCAGCTTCACCAGTCCGCAGGGGCAATCCGGTGCCAGATACTTGCTCGCTAGCTCCTCCTTGAGCCCAAATGCTGGCCAGGCGCCCCCAGAGGCTAATGGCCCTAAGCATCCGCAAAGGATCCTCGTGGAATCGCTCCTGGGCTTGGCCCACCGCCTTAATCTGGATCTGCCCCCGGCCTAACTGTTGCAGGGCCCCATAAGGGTCCACCCAATTGTCGTTTAAGGGATCATAAGCCAAGGCATTAATTTCAAAATCGCGCCGGCTCAAATCCTCCTCCAAAGACACGCCAAACTTCACGTCTTCGGGGTGGCGCTTGGCGCTATAGCGGCCTTCGGCCCGATAGGTGGTCACTTCAATGGGAAGCCGCTCTTCACCTTGGCGCATCAGCACGGTCACGGTGCCAAATTCTAATCCGCTAGGAATGACCCGGCGAAAGAGGCGCATAACTTCCTCCGGGCGAGCACTGGTAGCCACGTCCCAGTCCTGGGGCGCAAGGCCAAGGAGCATATCCCGCACTGCTCCACCCACTATGTAAGCTTCATGCCCGGCCTGGTGTAACCGGTCCAAGACCTGCAATACCGCTTGGGGAATATTGTTTTCCACTACTGGTCCTCCAACTTCAAAACCATTTCCTAGCGCAGAGCAACCGTCAGGGCTGACCTGGCAGGCCTTCAGGTCCTCTGACTTCAAAACCCCTCCTGTGCCCATACGGTGCCTGCTCCGCCCTATAATAGCATATCCCCACTTGCCTATCCAGATTGAGAGCCGCACCGCCACCATCCACCCCAGAACCAGGAGGTTCCCTGAACTGGCGGTATTAAGACCACTCATTTTCGGGAGTGTGAGGGGGAAGGTGAGGGCGAGAATCAAACTGAAGGCCGGGGTAAGTTGCCAGCTGGTAAGTTTGTCTTTTTTCCCCAATAGTACTACAATTAACCCTAGGCAACAGCGCGCATGCAGCGACCACGAGCAAGCCAAGGCCGCTTACCACCTGGTAGAAAGGAGAATGGACATGACTACAGTTGAAGCCCTAAACCAACGCCACTCAGTAAGAGCCTTTCGGTCTGACCCGGTACCCAAGGAGACTCTGGCCAAGATTCTTGAGGCGGCCACCCGGGCTCCTTCCTGGGGCAATACCCAGCCCTGGGAAATATTCGTGGCTGCCGGCGACACCTTGGAGCGGCTTCGGCAGGAGTTCCTGACTCGCCATCAGCAAGGGGTCGCCCCCGCCACCGATTTGCCTCGGCCCCAGAGCTGGCCGCCCGAGCTACAGCAGCGGATGCAAGAAAATGGGGCCCGGCTTTTTGCCACCGCCGGCATTGCCCGCGATGACCAGGCCGCTCGGGCCCGCCATACCCAGCGCAACTTCGAGTTCTTTAACGCCCCGGTCGTGGTTTACCTGGGCATGGACCGCAGCCTCACTCCTTGGTCCATTTTTGACTTGGGCATGTTGGCCCAAAGCCTGATGCTGGCAGCCCAGGACTACGGAGTAGACTCCATGCCGGCCGTAAACCTGGTAGCCTACCCCGATGCCATCCGTTCTGAGCTCAAGCTCCCTGAGAATCTGGCCTTAATTATTGGTATCGCCTTGGGATATGCTAATCCCGATGAAGCCGTCAACCAGCACCGCAGCACCCGCCGTCCCTTGGAGGAAGTAGTGCGCTGGTACGGGATTTAAGCTTATCTTCGTTCGGTAGGGCCCAGAGGACCAAGGGAACAAGAGGGAACAAGGGGACGGCTCTCTTGTCCCCTCTTGTCGCCTCCGAGGTAGGCTAGCAAGAGAACCTCCTTTGTTTCCTTCCCTAGCCCGCCATCTTGTCCAACCGCATAAAGTTGTTGCATTGGCCCCTGGCTTGAAGTACAATATTTTTTAGATAACGTTCTTTAGGCACTGTTGGATAGTACCGTCAGGCATTGTCAGGTACATTGTCAGTATAAGCATGAGCCGGTAACCTCAAAGACCGGGGAGGTGAAGCATTTGTCTACATCCGAACCCATGGTCCGGTTCGAAGAGGTTAGCAAGGCGTACGGCAACCACTATGCGGTCAAGTCTTTCACCTTAGAAGTGGCTAAAGGCGAGTTGGTGGTTCTAATTGGCCCCAGCGGTTGTGGCAAGACTACCACCTTGAAAATGGTCAACCGCCTTGTCGAGCCAACCTCAGGCCGCATCTACATTGGCGGCCGCGATATCCAGGAGCTCAACCCTACCAAGCTCCGCCGCCATATCGGATACGTTATTCAACAGATAGGTCTCATTCCTCACCTCACCGTGGCCCAAAACATCGGCCTGGTACCGTTTTTACGGGGGATGCCGCGGGCCGAGCGCAACCGCCGGGTGGATGAGCTTTTGGAAATGGTGGGCTTCGACCCCGCTTCCTACCGCCACCGGTTTCCCCGGGAACTCTCCGGGGGGCAGCAGCAGCGGGTGGGGGTATTGCGGGCTTTAGCCGCCGATCCCGATCTCATCCTCATGGATGAACCCTTCGGAGCCCTGGATCCCATTACCCGGGAGCAGCTCCAGGACGAGCTCAAGCGCCTGCAAAACTCATTCCACAAGACCATTCTTTTCGTTACCCATGATATGGATGAGGCCCTCAAATTGGGCGACCGCATCGTCATCATGCGCGAGGGGGAAATCCTCCAGGTGGGTTCGCCGGAAGACCTCATCCGTAATCCTGCTGACGAGTTTGTTCGCGATTTTATCGGCAAGAAGCGGCAGCTCCGCAGCCCAGACGAGGTGCTAGTAGAAGAGGTAATGGTGGTAGATCCGGTCACCGGCAAACCGGGAATGGGGGCCGGTGAAGCCTTCCAGCGCATGCAACGCCACCAAGTCAACAGCCTATTAATAGTCGACGATCTCGGGGTTCTGCTAGGCATAGTTACGCTCCGGGCCGTGCAGAAAGGCATCCAGGAGGGCGGGCGGCCCAAGGTAGAGGAACTGATGCAACCGGCAAGGGAAACGGTCGGGCCCAAGGAAACCGTGCTCGCCGCTGCCCATTCCTTAGCCCAAAGCCCCATCGGGCTGGTGCCGGTGGTGGATGAAGATGGTCACCTCCAGGGTATCCTCACCAACGCCAGCCTAATTAGCACTCTAGTGGATGTGCTCTGGCCGGGTACCAACGAAGCTGGCAACGCCAACAGCAACGACCATAGCAGCAGCCAAGCCCAAGAAGGAGGTGAAAACCAGGAATGGAAGTCAGTCTCATGAGCCTTTGGACTACCTACCTGGAACGCAGCGATAAATTCTGGGCCCTAACTCAAGAACACTTCTTTACCCTGGTAATTTTGCCGGTAGCTTTGGCCGCCGCCGTCTCCATACCCCTAGGTATCCTGGCTACTCGTTACAAGTGGGTGGAAGCACCCAGCATCGCCTTTGCTAATCTCATGCAGACCATACCTAGCCTGGCGCTCCTGGCCATCCTGATAGCCATTGGCATGGGTATCGGCAACAAACCAGCCGTAATCGCCCTATTCCTTTACTCGCTATTGCCTATCCTCCGCAACACCTACACCGGCATCACCAACGTCGATAAGGCCACCTTGGAAGCAGCCAGCGGCATGGGCATGGCCGGGTGGCAAATCTTACTGATAGTAGAGCTTCCCATAGCCTTCCCAGTAATCATGGCCGGCATCAGGACCGCGGCGGTTATCTGCGTGGGACTGGCAACCTTGGCTGCCTTTATCGGCGGCGGAGGGCTGGGCGATTTTATCATCACCGGCTTGGGCATGGCCAACAACAACCTCACCCTTTTGGGGGCCATTCCCGCTGCTATCATGGCCCTGCTACTGGATTGGTTGTTGGGCAAGGTGGAACGGTGGCTCACCCCTAAAGGGCTTAGGATATAGTGAGAGGAGGTCTGCCATGTGAAGCTTTTTCAGAGCCGCGTCTTCAAGCGGGTAACGGTAATCCTGGCCGTCACTATCATGGCCATCAGCGCTGGTGCCGGTTGCGGCGGGGGAGAAGAGGGAGCCAGCAATGGTGGCAAGACCAAATTAACCATCGCTTCGCAGAACTTTGCCGAACCGCAGATACTCTCGGAAATGGTCAAGCAACTGCTGGAAGCCAAGCTCAACGTTACCGTGGACCACAAGCGCAACTTCCAAGGCTCTACAGCTGTGCACCAAGCCCTGGAAACCGGCGATGTCCAGATGTACAACAGCTATACCGGCACCCAGTTTACCGGCATTCTGGGGATGAAGGTGACCGATGAGTGGAAAGACAAGCAAAAGGTGTATGAGTACGTCCGGGATAAGTTCCACGAAAAGTACGGAATCAAGGTTTTCCCGCCCTATGGTTTTAACAATACTTACGCCTTGGCGGTGCGCAAAGAGACCGCTGACCGGCTAGGGCTGAAAAATGTAAGTGACTTAGTACCTTTCGCAAAAGATATGACCATAGCTACCGATCCCACCTTCCAGGAGCGCAAAGGCGACGGCTGGGATGATTTGGCCAAGGCCTACGGGTTTAATTTCAAGAAAGTGGTGGGCATGTCCTATGACCTCATGTATCAGGCCCTTAAGTCCGGGGATGTGGATGCCGCCGTCGCCTATTCCACCGACGGCCGCCTGCCAGCTTATGATCTGGTGGTGCTTGAGGATGACCGCCATTTCTTCCCGCCCTACGATGCGGCATTCTTTATTAAGGAAGAGACCCTGAAGCAATTTCCTCAGATCGAAGAGATTCTGGCACCCCTGTTCGGCAGGTTTACCGAGAAAGAGATGGCTAAGCTCAACCAAGAGGTGGACGTGAGCAAGAAAGAGCCGGCCGATGTGGCCCGGGAGTACTTAAAGGCCCAGGGGCTGCTGTAGGGGGGCTACCCCACTCGGCAACTCCTTGAGCTCCCAAGCGACTTTGAGCCGAGCTAAGGGACAGCACCCAAGCCGGATTTACCCGGGACCGGCCAGGATGCGGATGTCTTCCAGCCGCACCTGCCAGCCCGCTTCTTTTTGTAGAGCCATGTTGAGTAAGCCGGTATGACTTAAGTGCATCATGCAGAAGCCAGGCAGAAAAGTGTAGCGTGCACCACACACCGGCTGCCAGCCCGGTGATGAGCTTTCGCCGTGAGGAGTTTGGCCCCGACAAGGCGCGGCGCCGGTAGAGGCGCCGGTGGCGGAGCCGGCACTACCGGCGCCACCGCCGGCGCCGGTGCCGCTACTCTCCCCAAAAGCCGCCCCCGAAGCCCGGCGACTTGAGGCCGCATCAGGCCGAACGGCAATTCCCTCAAAACCAATCATGTGGTAGGCCTGAACATCCTTGGCCTGCCCAAGCCGCCGTCCCCATCCTAGCTCCAGCTCTCTTTGGCACCCTGGCACCCGCTCCCGATCCTGGTCTGGCCCCGCTTCCCGCTCGCACCTTAGCGCCGGCTCCTGTCCCGTCCCCCGGCCCGGTTGTGGCTGCGCCTTTGCTCCCCTTTCCCGGACCGCCATCGGTCCCACCACCCAGGTGTAGAGGAGCCCGGTCAGGTAGTCCGCCTCGATCACCCGAAGTACGTGAGGCACCGGGCACCCGGCTCCCATGGGACGGCCCACCACCAGATCCCCCGGCTGGATGGCCAGCCGCTCGGTCAAATCGGGCCGAAAAGGAAGGACGATCTTACGAGCCGACACCTCGCCTGGCAACGGATAAAGGACGAACTCATATGCGTGCCCCAGAACATCATAACCGCTATAGCCCCCAGCCTGAGAGGCGCGCTCTGGAGGCCGTCCCGCTGTCAAGCTAGGCCCGCTCTCGACAAACGGGCAGTCGTCTAGGAACTTAAGGCCCTGCTTCGCCTTCCTAGCCAAATCGGCGCATCTGGGTTCACCGCAAAGGCCGCAGTTTTTTCCCGGCAACAACTTATTTCCCCCATGGCCCCCGTGCCTGGCTACTGCCACCTATTACCCCCCCCTATTCTCCCCGGTAGAGGTACTGGCCCACCGCCCCCGCCAGGGTCCGCACCAGGCCGAAATGATGCTCCCAGCCCACCTGCTTCTTGCCCACGCAGATGGTGCAGGTGCCCAGCGGGGGAATCCCTTTCAGTTCTAAGGTCACGGGATCGATATCGCCAGAGCTTTCCAAGTAATGGTAGAGCGGTTGCAGGGCCGTGCCCTGCAAGGCGTTGGTTTCCACCAGCATCAAATCGCCATTAACTCCCCGGATCTTCTCCCGCAATACTTCCCGCTCTGCCTGGCTGACCAAGTCGATCTTGGTGACCACCGCCACGTCGGCCAAGCCCACCATCGGTCCCATCTTGGCCGGAGCATGGATTCCCGATATAGCGCTGACCACCACTATGCCCACCCCTTGGTTGAGGTAGGGGGCACAGCGCAAGCATAGGCCAGCCGTCTCCACCAGCAGAAAATCCGCGCCAAGCTTTTGGCTCCAGCCGATGGCATCCCCCAGCACCATTACCCCCGCATGGTCGGGACACAAGTCTCCGGAATAGACTTTGCGGGTAGCAATGCCGAATTCCCGGGCCAACTCTTGATCCTCAAGAGCTTTGGCCACATCGATCTTAAAGTAAGCCAACACGTAGTTGGGGCATAAATGGCCCACTATTTGCTTGGCCACCGCCGTCTTTCCTGCCGAAGGCGGACCGGCAATAACAACCAGTTTCATCTTTGCCACTCCCATTCCAGTGCAAACTTAAAGCCCAAGAGTAGAAGCCAGGCCAAAGCCCGATCCGAGGCTGTGGAAAGTTTCTTGGGTAAGAATTTTACCTTGGCGCAGCTCTTCGCGAAGGAAATTAATCTTAGAGTCTAGTTCCATCAGTGACTTGGCCGCCAGACTTTCAGCCTGGTTAAAAGGCAACAGCCTTTTTACGGTCCCATTTTCCATCACGATGCGCTTTTGGGTGAGGAGAGCAATGACCGGATCGTGGGTTACAAAAATCACGATCTTGCCCGATTCTTGGATGGCTCGCAACACCTCATGCTTAAAGATGCCAGCATTTTCAATCTCATCCAGGAGGATTACCGGTGCCGCCCCGATCAAGATGGCATCGGCGATTAAAAGGGAACGGGTCTGCCCGCCCGATAACCCGGTCACCCGCATGCCCGGCTTAATCTTTTCCCCGGTAAACAAGTTGGCCAGCCCGATGGTATTGTCTATCAGCGCCTCTGCCGCCGTCTGGCTCAAGGGGCTGCCGCTGCCAGGGCCATGGCGGGCCCGAATATGTACTTCCAAGAACTCCCGCACCGATAAATCGGTAAAGCATTTCGTATTCTGGGTGATCATGGCCACCGGCTTGAGGGCGGGGTGCAGCCGGTATTCCTCGGGAGGAACCTGGCCATTTATCAACACTTTCCGGCCGGTAATCGTATCCCCCTGAGCCAAAAGCTCGATATCGGTGATAAAGGCAGTCTTGCCGCTACCAGTGGGCCCAACGATGGAAACTGCCTCCCCGGCATTCAAGACTATGGGAGAAAAGCGCTCGGGCTTGCCGCTCTTATCGGTGCCGGGCAAAACCGTAATACTGGTAATGGAATCTAGGATTAATGTAGCTCGCATAGGTCTGGCCTCCTCGCCACTTGCTGCTGCTGGCTGCTTGCTGGTCGCCTTACCGTGCTGGTTTCGGAGCCGCAGCATTTGTTACTGCACCATCTTATGAAGGCCTCGACCCATGTGTATACTGTACACATCATGTAACCTTTGCCAGCGATGCCAGAGGGCGGCATCGAGAAGACCTAATCAGCCAAGCATGCCCCAGGTCAAACATCGTCAGGCTGGTTATTGGCATCTAGGAGGATGCCAAGCTGAGCACCAGCCAGGAACCGAGCGATCAACCGAGGGGCTCCTTGGTCCGAGCGACCCAGCCCTCAACCTGCCAACGCCGACCCCGCAACTCAGTGCTCAACTCGCACACATAGGAGGGAGCTTGCCCCGGTAAGCCAACGGTTGAGTGCGGGGAAGCGGAGGACGGAGGGTTGCAACTCGGCCGGAAATGGGTACTCATGTTCCTCCACGGCCATATTCCTTCCGTCCTCCCAGCTGGACCATGCCCATAGGGCCAAGGCTGGGCGAGGAAACCTAAAAAGACGACTAGGCCCCCGCGTTGACCTTATCGTACATCCTCCGCAGCATGGCCACCGCCTCGGCCCGGGTGGCTTTGGAGCCGGGCGCAAGCCGCCCGCCTGAACCTCGCAAGATGCCGCTATCTACCGCCAGGGCTACCTCCCGCATCAAGCCCTCGGTCACATAAATCCAGTCGTCATACTTGGAGAGGATGAGGGTAGCCTGCAAGCCACCAGGCAGTTCCCCTTTACCACTGGCCACCAAGGCCCTGCCCATCATGGCCGCCAGCTGCTCGCGGGTTATGTCCAGCTCCGGCCTAAACGTACCACCAGTAAAGCCGTTAACGATACCATGCTGGGCCGCCGCCATGATCTCATCGTAGGCCCAATGATTAGGCTTGACGTCCTTGAACCCCTGGGCCGCCAGACCCGTCCCGGCTGTGGACGTGGATGCGATCCTACCGGTTGCCATCTGGCCAGAGGCCCCGTTGGGTTCGCCGTTCAGCCCCAAGGCCCGAACCACCAAAGCCGCAAACTGGGCCCGGGTAATCTTGCCCTCGGGATCGAAGCGGGTAGGGCTGACCCCTTGGACGATCCCCTGTTCGGCCATGTACTGGATATCATCCCGGGCCCAGTGGTGGGCGATGTCCTGGAAGTTGGGAACGCCGCCTCCGGCTTCAGGTGCCGGCGGAGCC
It encodes the following:
- a CDS encoding O-acetyl-ADP-ribose deacetylase, which codes for MEVKIGRVTLFLEQGDITRQATDAIVNAANSSLMGGGGVDGAIHRAGGPQILEECKQIVARIGRLDPGKAVITTGGNLKARYVIHTVGPIWRGGSRGEPETLASAYRESLKLAAEKGLKSVAFPSISTGAYGYPLEEAAEVALKAVIDFLNSQAEGLSLERVGFVLFDQRTYQVYEETLRRLAA
- a CDS encoding CCA tRNA nucleotidyltransferase, whose protein sequence is MKSEDLKACQVSPDGCSALGNGFEVGGPVVENNIPQAVLQVLDRLHQAGHEAYIVGGAVRDMLLGLAPQDWDVATSARPEEVMRLFRRVIPSGLEFGTVTVLMRQGEERLPIEVTTYRAEGRYSAKRHPEDVKFGVSLEEDLSRRDFEINALAYDPLNDNWVDPYGALQQLGRGQIQIKAVGQAQERFHEDPLRMLRAISLWGRLASIWAQGGASEQVSGTGLPLRTGEAEASSKQAIDGGNNLALSDEETDECQIDNDSKGASLYDPEEIERRKQLAREASAHRSRRINDPQLPPPTFPPGAVSPVFRISRWGVVSRIGLGWPKGVRVFVDPLTYRAISECREELRRVSAERIRDELTKILLSLAPAHCLRMLISTGLGAIILPELEACRGVRQGKADRDLDVFSHILGVVEAARPDLILRLAALTHDLGKPACREIVDDEVHFYGHDRVGAAMAGRLLKRLRFSNEVIHGVTHLVSFHMFNVPETESGVRRLMNRVGEEWILPLWELRVADLVGSGVKKISYRVRWMREEVERIRAAREAITLKSLAVNGHDVMDALGLKPGPLVGQVLNWLLDQVLEDPTINNKEKLLALAKEFLAQRADPGSG
- a CDS encoding nitroreductase, producing the protein MRARIKLKAGVSCQLVSLSFFPNSTTINPRQQRACSDHEQAKAAYHLVERRMDMTTVEALNQRHSVRAFRSDPVPKETLAKILEAATRAPSWGNTQPWEIFVAAGDTLERLRQEFLTRHQQGVAPATDLPRPQSWPPELQQRMQENGARLFATAGIARDDQAARARHTQRNFEFFNAPVVVYLGMDRSLTPWSIFDLGMLAQSLMLAAQDYGVDSMPAVNLVAYPDAIRSELKLPENLALIIGIALGYANPDEAVNQHRSTRRPLEEVVRWYGI
- a CDS encoding betaine/proline/choline family ABC transporter ATP-binding protein (Members of the family are the ATP-binding subunit of ABC transporters for substrates such as betaine, L-proline or other amino acids, choline, carnitine, etc. The substrate specificity is best determined from the substrate-binding subunit, rather than this subunit, as it interacts with the permease subunit and not with substrate directly.), coding for MVRFEEVSKAYGNHYAVKSFTLEVAKGELVVLIGPSGCGKTTTLKMVNRLVEPTSGRIYIGGRDIQELNPTKLRRHIGYVIQQIGLIPHLTVAQNIGLVPFLRGMPRAERNRRVDELLEMVGFDPASYRHRFPRELSGGQQQRVGVLRALAADPDLILMDEPFGALDPITREQLQDELKRLQNSFHKTILFVTHDMDEALKLGDRIVIMREGEILQVGSPEDLIRNPADEFVRDFIGKKRQLRSPDEVLVEEVMVVDPVTGKPGMGAGEAFQRMQRHQVNSLLIVDDLGVLLGIVTLRAVQKGIQEGGRPKVEELMQPARETVGPKETVLAAAHSLAQSPIGLVPVVDEDGHLQGILTNASLISTLVDVLWPGTNEAGNANSNDHSSSQAQEGGENQEWKSVS
- a CDS encoding ABC transporter permease codes for the protein MSLWTTYLERSDKFWALTQEHFFTLVILPVALAAAVSIPLGILATRYKWVEAPSIAFANLMQTIPSLALLAILIAIGMGIGNKPAVIALFLYSLLPILRNTYTGITNVDKATLEAASGMGMAGWQILLIVELPIAFPVIMAGIRTAAVICVGLATLAAFIGGGGLGDFIITGLGMANNNLTLLGAIPAAIMALLLDWLLGKVERWLTPKGLRI
- a CDS encoding osmoprotectant ABC transporter substrate-binding protein — its product is MKLFQSRVFKRVTVILAVTIMAISAGAGCGGGEEGASNGGKTKLTIASQNFAEPQILSEMVKQLLEAKLNVTVDHKRNFQGSTAVHQALETGDVQMYNSYTGTQFTGILGMKVTDEWKDKQKVYEYVRDKFHEKYGIKVFPPYGFNNTYALAVRKETADRLGLKNVSDLVPFAKDMTIATDPTFQERKGDGWDDLAKAYGFNFKKVVGMSYDLMYQALKSGDVDAAVAYSTDGRLPAYDLVVLEDDRHFFPPYDAAFFIKEETLKQFPQIEEILAPLFGRFTEKEMAKLNQEVDVSKKEPADVAREYLKAQGLL
- a CDS encoding cobalamin biosynthesis protein; protein product: MKLVVIAGPPSAGKTAVAKQIVGHLCPNYVLAYFKIDVAKALEDQELAREFGIATRKVYSGDLCPDHAGVMVLGDAIGWSQKLGADFLLVETAGLCLRCAPYLNQGVGIVVVSAISGIHAPAKMGPMVGLADVAVVTKIDLVSQAEREVLREKIRGVNGDLMLVETNALQGTALQPLYHYLESSGDIDPVTLELKGIPPLGTCTICVGKKQVGWEHHFGLVRTLAGAVGQYLYRGE
- a CDS encoding ATP-binding cassette domain-containing protein; amino-acid sequence: MRATLILDSITSITVLPGTDKSGKPERFSPIVLNAGEAVSIVGPTGSGKTAFITDIELLAQGDTITGRKVLINGQVPPEEYRLHPALKPVAMITQNTKCFTDLSVREFLEVHIRARHGPGSGSPLSQTAAEALIDNTIGLANLFTGEKIKPGMRVTGLSGGQTRSLLIADAILIGAAPVILLDEIENAGIFKHEVLRAIQESGKIVIFVTHDPVIALLTQKRIVMENGTVKRLLPFNQAESLAAKSLMELDSKINFLREELRQGKILTQETFHSLGSGFGLASTLGL